The genomic interval GAGGGTCACGGTCGTGTCCAGGTGCGGTCCGTGCAGGCGGTACTCCACCTGGGCCGTGAACGCCCACGGCCAGTTCATGTCCGCGAAATCCCGGCTGTTGAAGGAGCAGCGCAGGTGCTCCCCCGAAACCCGCTCAACCTGCCACGGGCGATTGCGCACGTCCCCATGCTGCGCCAGCCCGCCCTTCGTGTTCGGCCGCAGGAGGACCTCCCGGCCCCCGAACACGAACCGCGCGTCCCGGATCCGGTTACTGAACGGCAGCAGCGTGAAACTCGCGCACTGGCTGCTCGTCTGCACGTCCGCCAGCGCCACAGGGCGCAGGACCGGCCGCCCGGACGCCGCGCGCAGGTTCAGCACGCTCGCCCCCAGGTCCGGCACGACCTCCAGCGTCAGTACCCCGTTCGAGATGCGCTCGACGCCCAGCGTCACGCCTTGTCCCGCCCACGCGTCGCCTCGAACAGCAGGATGCCCGCCGCCACCGAGGCGTTCAGGCTCTGCACGCGCCCCCGCACCGGGATGCTCACCAGAGCGTCGCATTTCTCCCGCACCAGCCGCCGCATGCCTTCACCCTCCGCGCCAATGACCAGCGCCACCTTCCCGCTGAAATCCACGCGCCGCACGTCCTGCGCCGCCTCTCCTGCCGCGCCGTACACCCACACGCCGTCCTTTTTCAGGGCGTCCATCAGGCGCGGCAGGTTCTTCGTCTGCGCGACCGGCAGGTAACTCGTCGCGCCCGCCGCCGTTTTCGCCACGACCGGCGACAGCGGGGCGCTGCGGCGCTCCTCGACCACGACGCCGTGGGCGCCCAGCACCTCCGCACTGCGGATGATCGCCCCGAAATTCCGGGGGTCCGTCACGCCGTCGAGCAGCACGATCAGCAGCGGCTCTTCCCGCTTGTCCGCGAGGTCCAGAATGTCATCCAGCGACGCCCAGGCCAGGTCCTCCACCTCGGCCAGCACGCCCTGGTGCTGCGTGGTGCCGGCCAGCTGATCCAGCTCGATGCGCGGCGCGAAACGCAGCCGCACGCCCGTGGCCTTCAGCTGCGCCACGAACGCCTCCTCCACCCCCCGCGCCACCAGCACCTCAGACACACGCCCGTCCTGCAACGCTTCCAGCACCGGATTCCGCCCGTACAGCAACATAGAGGGCAGTGTACCCCGCCCCCGGCGCCTCCCGTCGGCACAGCAAAAACCCCCGCGCGGGCGGGGGCTTTCCGTGTCTGGTGGGTCGTGTAGGAATCGAACCTACAACCCGCTGATTAAGAGTCAGCTGCTCTGCCAATTGAGCTAACGACCCAGAGCGGAAGGAAGTATAGGCGCCCCGCCACCACGAGTCAAGAGCGCCGCAGCAGAGCGCGTACCTGCCCGGCCAGATACAGACTGCCCGCAACCAGCAGCGTCCCCCCGGGCGGCGTGAGGGCCAGGGCGCGCGCCAGCGCCACCTCCGGGTCCGGGTGCGCCTCACCGCCGTGCTGCGCGGCCAGTTCCGCCGGCGGCGTCGCGAGGTCCCCGGGCGCCGTGAACACCCGGGCGGAGGCCACCGCCAGCAGCGGGATAAGGGTCGCGGCGGTGTCCTTGCGCATCAGGTTCCCGAACAGCAGCACGTCCGCTCGCGGCACGGCCAGCGCCAGCGCCAGCGCCGCGTGCGGATTGTGCGCGCCGTCCACCAGCACCGTGCGCCCCTGCGCCTCGAACCGCTCCAGCCGGCCCGGGTGTGAGGCATTCAGTGCCGCCTCCACGCCCGTCCCGAACCCCAGCGTCCGCAGGGTCGCCGCGGCCAGCGCCGCGTTCTGCTCCTGATGTGGGCCCTCCAGCCGCGGCGCGCGCGGCACCCTGAACAGCGCGGGGTGCGTCTGTGGCGTGAGCAGCGGCGCGCCCACGGCCCGGGCCACCTCCGCGATCACGGTCCGGGCCTCACCGGTGGCGGTGGTCAGCAGGGGCACGCCGGGCTGCGCGGCCCCTGCCTTATCCCGCGCGATCTGCGCCACGCTGGCCCCCAGGACGCCCACGTGATCCAGCGCCACGTTCGTCAGAGCCACCGCCGCGACGCGCCGGAGTGCGTGCGTGGCGTCACTCGCGCCGCCCACCCCGGCCTCCATGACCGCCACCTGCACCCCGTCCTGTGCGAACACCTGCGCGGCCAGGGCCAGACTCAGGTCGAAAAACGCCGCGTTCCCCGCATGCGCCCGTGCCCAGTCAATAAACGCCGCGGTGCGCGCCGGGTTCAGGTTCACGCCGTCCACCCGGATCCGTTCCTCAAAGTCGTTCAGGTGCGGGCTGGTGAAGCGCCCGGTCCGCACGCCCGCGCCGATCAGTCCGGCTTCCAGCATCGCGCAGGTGCTGCCCTTTCCGTTGGTGCCCACCACCCGCACGCTCCGGAACGCCCCGTCCGGGCGGCCCAGTGCGCTCAGCAGCCCCCACGCCGCGCCGGGCCCACGCTCACGGCCCGCACGGGTGCGGGTGAACAACCACTCGTAGTCCGGGGCAGACGCGGCACTCACGCCCCTCAGCGTAACGCCCCCCAGGCGCAATGCGCGCCTGCGACCTACCCGGCGCCCAGGTCACGCGGGCGGTACGTGACGGCCTCCGCCAGATGCGCCTCGCGCAGTTCGTCGCTGCCTGCAAGGTCCGCCACGGTCCGCGCCACGCGCAGCACCCGGTCAAAGCCGCGCCCGGTGAGACCCAGCTGCCGCGCCGCGGCCCGCACGAACGCCTCCGGCCCCGGCGCGAGGGGCGCGGCCCGCCGCAACGCCTGCCCGGTCAGGTCCGCGTTGCGCGCGCCCTGGCGCGCCAGCATGCGTGCCCGAGCGCTCTGAATGCGCGCGCGGACCGGCGCGGACCCCTCAGGTTCCGGCGCGCGGGTCAGTTCATCCACCGTCAGGCGCGGTACGCGCACCAGCAGGTCCACGCGGTCGAGCAGCGGGCCGCTCAGGCGCGCCGCGTACCGCGTCCGCTCGGCGGGCGTGCAGGCGCACGCCTTTTCGGGATCCCCATGGTGCCCGCACGGGCATGGATTCATGGCCGCGATCAGCTGAAAGCGCGCCGGGTACTGCACCGTCGCCCGCGCCCGGCTGATGGTCACGTGCCCGTCTTCCAGCGGCTGGCGCAGCGTCTCCAGGGCTTTGCGGCTGAATTCGGGAAACTCATCCATGAACAGAATCCCGCGGTGCGCCAGGCTCACCTCTCCTGGGCGGGGCACGCCCCCGCCACCGATCAGGCCAGCGTCGGACACCGTGTGGTGCGGCGCGCGGTACGGTGCGTTCAGGTTCAGGCGGCCGCGCGTGGCGAGCAGGCCCGCCGCGGAATGAATGCGCGTGACCTCCAGCGCCTCAGCGCGCGTCAGGGGCGGCAGCAGGCCCGGGGCGCGGCGGGCAAGCATGGTTTTCCCACTGCCGGGCGAGCCGACAAGCAGCAGATTGTGCCCGCCCGCCAGCGCCACCTCCAGGGCGCGCCGGGCGCCGCTCTGGCCTTTCAGGTCGGCGAGGTCCAGCAGCGTTTCCTCATCCAGCTCGTCCGGGGTGGGAGGCGGAGTGGGGGAGAGGAGCAGCTGCCCGCTGAGGTGGCGCACGGCGTCCAGCAGGGTCGCGGCGCCAAACGCGCGCGTGCCGTCAATCAGGGCGGCTTCCGCGGCGTTTCCGGCAGGCAGCAGCACGTCGGCGCGCAGTTCGCTGGCCAGCAGCGCCAGGTTCACGGCGCCTGCGATGGGCCGCAGGCTGCCGTCCAGGGCGAGTTCCCCGGCGACAACCGTGCCGGACAGCGCTGCGGCCGGCAGGTGGTCCTGCGCGGCAAGCAGGCCCAGCGCGATAGGCAGGTCGTACAGCGGGCCTTCCTTGCGCAGATCGGCTGGGGCAAGGTTCACGGTGATGCGGGCCGCCGGGAACGGCAGTCCGGCGTTCCTCACGGCGGCCCGGACCCGTTCGCGCGCTTCACTGACCGCCTGATCGGGCAGGCCCACGACGGTGAAGGCCGGCAGGCCCGGGGAGACGTCGACTTCCACCTCGACCGGAACGGCGTCCACGCCGATCAGCGCCACGCTGCGCGCCCGCGCCAGCATCCTAGGTTCCCCTCGCAACAACGGTCATACGCCCGGCAGAGTAACAACGGCGCGCCCCCGGCCGCGCCGCACTTGAGCGGGCGCCGGCCGGAGGCGCGGTGAGGGGCGGGTCAGCTGGGGTCGGTGCGGGTGGGCGCCGGGGTGGCAGTCATGGCCGCGGCACTGACCGGCGCGGGCTCAGCATTCACCGGCGCAGGCTCGGCGGGAGGGGTGGCCGGCGTGACCGTACCGGGCGCCGCGGCCA from Deinococcus taeanensis carries:
- the rlmB gene encoding 23S rRNA (guanosine(2251)-2'-O)-methyltransferase RlmB; this translates as MLLYGRNPVLEALQDGRVSEVLVARGVEEAFVAQLKATGVRLRFAPRIELDQLAGTTQHQGVLAEVEDLAWASLDDILDLADKREEPLLIVLLDGVTDPRNFGAIIRSAEVLGAHGVVVEERRSAPLSPVVAKTAAGATSYLPVAQTKNLPRLMDALKKDGVWVYGAAGEAAQDVRRVDFSGKVALVIGAEGEGMRRLVREKCDALVSIPVRGRVQSLNASVAAGILLFEATRGRDKA
- a CDS encoding glutamate ligase domain-containing protein, which codes for MSAASAPDYEWLFTRTRAGRERGPGAAWGLLSALGRPDGAFRSVRVVGTNGKGSTCAMLEAGLIGAGVRTGRFTSPHLNDFEERIRVDGVNLNPARTAAFIDWARAHAGNAAFFDLSLALAAQVFAQDGVQVAVMEAGVGGASDATHALRRVAAVALTNVALDHVGVLGASVAQIARDKAGAAQPGVPLLTTATGEARTVIAEVARAVGAPLLTPQTHPALFRVPRAPRLEGPHQEQNAALAAATLRTLGFGTGVEAALNASHPGRLERFEAQGRTVLVDGAHNPHAALALALAVPRADVLLFGNLMRKDTAATLIPLLAVASARVFTAPGDLATPPAELAAQHGGEAHPDPEVALARALALTPPGGTLLVAGSLYLAGQVRALLRRS
- a CDS encoding YifB family Mg chelatase-like AAA ATPase — translated: MLARARSVALIGVDAVPVEVEVDVSPGLPAFTVVGLPDQAVSEARERVRAAVRNAGLPFPAARITVNLAPADLRKEGPLYDLPIALGLLAAQDHLPAAALSGTVVAGELALDGSLRPIAGAVNLALLASELRADVLLPAGNAAEAALIDGTRAFGAATLLDAVRHLSGQLLLSPTPPPTPDELDEETLLDLADLKGQSGARRALEVALAGGHNLLLVGSPGSGKTMLARRAPGLLPPLTRAEALEVTRIHSAAGLLATRGRLNLNAPYRAPHHTVSDAGLIGGGGVPRPGEVSLAHRGILFMDEFPEFSRKALETLRQPLEDGHVTISRARATVQYPARFQLIAAMNPCPCGHHGDPEKACACTPAERTRYAARLSGPLLDRVDLLVRVPRLTVDELTRAPEPEGSAPVRARIQSARARMLARQGARNADLTGQALRRAAPLAPGPEAFVRAAARQLGLTGRGFDRVLRVARTVADLAGSDELREAHLAEAVTYRPRDLGAG